The DNA window ATCATAaataatcaacactaattatttaatttgtccaataaaataatatttgttatcattaattaatttagttaatttcttaactcaacaatctccccttTGATGACAAACACAATTGAAACAAtgatcaaaagaaaatgaatttgaGTAAGGTTTAGGAATTCCCTTTGATTTTTGTCATTTGCTTTTATATTGCtccccttttcttttttaagagTAGCTCCCTCTAGATTTatgttcttttcttctttcctgtTTATTATTCttacagaaaatacaaaaagagCTACACACAATTCAATTTGACTAAGGGATATTGTATAACCAGCAACACACATCCCACCCAGTATAACATATTATGTCAGCATCAAAGCAGAGTATTAAGTCTAATAAGGACAAACCAGCAACATATCATATAAAGCAAAATCCAATTTTCatgccaaaaaaaataaaaaattgcccATAGCAAAGATTGTCCATTGTAGTAGCAGCAATTAacattccaaaaaaaaataaaaaaaatcacaatcatGTTATTCATGTGCTATTattcccccttttgtcatcaaaagTGAAAAATAGGCAAATTCAAGTAAAAACAGCACcttaaaatttacaataaagAGTTAATGTACAGTTTAAAttaccaaattaattttaagtagATGCAGCAGTAGTTAAAGTGTTACAGACatccaaaataataaaagtagttcaaaagcaacaagaaaaacggttttcatgagacaaaagTGAGCAGACAACAGCAAGTTTGTGAGACAAATCTAGACATCTGAACCAGTTCCCTCCGAATCAGCTTCCTCTTCAGCATCAGTGGCATGATCTTCATCTTGTTGAAGATTATCAATGAACTTCATAAATACAACCACTCTATCCCTTAATTTTCGGAGGAAATTCTCATGCTTgcttgctagcttcctttgttCCTTACTCATGGCAATCATGTGATTGGATTGGGAGACAAACTCTTAGACCACATCCCTAACAACATTAAACAGAGCAGATTTTTGTCCAGTAGAAATGGAAGTGCCTTCGATAAAAGGTAGAGAAGATTCCTCAGGAATGAACTCATCATCTAGAACCACTTTCTCAGAACGAGTTGGTCATTTTTActgtttcactgaaccaccTCCCTTTAAATATGAATGTCTATTTTCATAATTCTCATTAGACAAGTCAACACCAAATACTCAAAAATACAAGTtagaaacatgccataaggaaTAACTTTATCTTTCTTACTTCTAACAAAGTCAAACATGTATCTAACTATAGATGACCGTCAgaaataatacaatattatatactatttgTTATTGAGTTATTAATTATATTCTTAATAATCAATAAATTCAGTTAAAAATATTCAACTAATAAGTACTCTCTTCCttcattaactttttttttattgaatatctttcttcattattaatttaatgTTAGTTATACATAACAATCCAAAAAAAAGCTTCAATAGTATTATACTATCGttagttatatataatgatgacgTGTAAGAATCGATAAATGAATTGGATCCCCACCTATGGAAATGAAAAGCCTATAAAAGCCAACGAACCAGACACATTATCGAAGTGTGCATTTTAGCTTGCTTCCTTAGAACACCAAAATTGGCACACAggcttatttaaaaaaaaaaaaaggaaaaggaaatgTCTTATTTATCCTTAGCTACTTCTTCTCTTCTATGTGttctcttgtttttcttgtgctccttGGAAAAGGGTTTCGCTCTCCAAAGAAGTAACAAGGACATTGATGATGATCATAGTCACCACCATGTTCGTCTCAGCTCTCTTCTGCCATCACCTACTTGCAGCTCCTCTTCTGTCAAAGGTCAAAACCCCAATAATTAATATTCTtccatatttaattattataagcaTATTGATTATCATCATATCATTATTATTGGAGTATTCAACTTTAATATACTtgatatgcattcttgcatATTTAATGTATGTTTATATATCGAATAAATAACTATTTGTATCtataaaagatgaaaaattcatattaaatcaaaattaaatttatatttacatAAGATATTTTTTGTGTGCGTGACACTCTAAAGACAGTGTATTTTTGTCATACAAAATACATTTTGTGTagtacaaatttaattttaatttagtatttatatatatgtcagcgtttttattttttataaatacaaatGATCATTTATGCTTTATATATctatctaaataaaaataattctgtgacgtatttttttttctttaaataaagaaaaagaaaaaaaagctagCCTCCCTCTAAACTTAGCATCACTTAATAAGGATGAGATGCATGGTGcagaaataaattaatcaatgaGCCTAAATTAAAtaggtattttttatatatgtcactttatatatattattttaagtattaaataattaataagaagtagaagaaaataaaaaaaatatcttttatactataaaaaaacaTACACTTAATAGTTGTCTATTTTGAACTaataatttatacaaatatgtaaaattattggaaattttttaattgtctagatattttttaaaaaaaccgTTTGCCACAACAGAGAACTTGAATTGAATCCTTTATGAAAATAATTATCCGGAAATTCGGAAAAGATAGAGAGACGAAGGAGCAAATAAATCAATCAAGTTATTGTAgtgctctcttttttttttatgggtTCCCATCATCATTATCCCAATGAATATTCATATGGAGCCCACGATCACATGTGAAAAAGGAAACAATCACTCATATATATTTCCTAATTTAATcacttatttaataattattttaaaaaatggtataaaatattaaaatataagatCAATTAAGTATCCGAAtcgtatttttttttctcaccgaataaattaaagtaggaagatcatccaaaaaaaatattacagtAGGGTGCAAACAACATATCGGGGAAAATTTATATAAGggctattttattttataaaattattcttttcaataaaaaaaataaaataaatattttttggaggccttttttaaatatttttttaactgtatgttttaaattacataatttatttttcttcaaaaatgcTCAAACAAACGGACCTGGCTGTAGCCTCTATATTTGCATATATCCTGCAACTAAACAACATTagaaaaagagggaaaaaaaaagttgtttcTTAATAATTGACCCCAATTATGATTCAATGATAATCTACACACTAAAAAGATTCACGTgttattatttaacaataatatttaaaaaataataaaaattagtccAAACagttcaaaaataatttatttaatatttattaattatttatttggctGTATAATTGGTCTCACAAATTCTAAACATTATAATTAATGTATATAACTAATTCCTAACGTTATTAATGAGAATTAGACTTCATCATTATCTATTGCACGTAAATtggattaaataatttttctttctttataaatttttttggtgactaattccttataaatttatgttagggatataattatattgttgaatttaatttattaacatGGGTCAGCGACGACGGCTAGTATTTGGACTTATGACTGTGTGAGACTCTATTaaccttttcttattttttattttattttttaccaatAATCAAAGAGCTTTGAAAATCATGACTGTGTGTTCAACTAGTTGACgcgttttattttgtatttttacaaATTAGTAATCTTCGAAGAAAACATTATTCATTCACGTTTGGCGTTTCGCCTAACCAAaccaaaataagctaaaaaacaattaaaaaaatgttaaaaaacaAGTGGCTTATTTTGAAGAGGACACTTTCGTACCCAATCATTTCTTGTATGAAACTTTTTCTACATATATAAAGTCGAAGATAGACACATACTCGTTCATACTttcattagaaaaaaatatatataggacAAATTTTAGAGGAAAAGATCTTGAAATGAAAGGTGGAATATTATCAAGACAAGTTTGTCCAAcatcaaagaaagaagaaaactaaaatGTTTGGtcactattttttttactattttttatgagCAACGTGTCGATTAAAACGTTGTTGgatatatattttcaacaaaaatatcgTCTACACTACAAAATAAACAACACACAATCTCATTGTATTTTGTACATGTCTTGataaggattttttttattattattcaaagaaAATTAGGTGAAATTTTGCTATCTTAAATTATCAttctatttgtattttttttattttacaatatatattccatttataatatctaattagtattattattttttaatttcttctaaatttatcTGTAATAATGAcataataatgtaattttaagacaaacataaatatattaatattattattacttgaaatTGGTTTTTTTGTACGAGGATAATTTTGTCtatttacaaatttatttttactattatcaatatatattttatttttctgaatttcatatatatttttaaattttgagacAAATCTTACGGTGTATGAAATAGATcgagtaaataattaaaaaattaaattttttttttgagtgcACTCATCAACCATTGAAATTGAAAGACCTCACTTCCCTGCTTTGGGAGGCTGTGACTGTGAGTGTggttttatcaaaaaataaaaaaaaaattgaaattgaatatcCAGATAGCAAGTGAGGTTTATGATTTATCCAAACGTcccattatttaatttttatcaaattaactatcatttttcatattttaataactcattaattaatttatacttattatagcatatttaagtatttattgaaagaaaaatattaacagAGATCATAATTATTGAGAGAGAAAATATgttgtaattaataaattatgttctccatttttcttcaaatttttagattttcaaataaaaattaataattttcttaataactaTGTATAACTAAACAGAGATAACTAATTTTAGAATGATAAAGTTATAACAAATGATACagcaattttttattgaatgacaatataaaaaaatattttaagccAATGTCAATTCTTTGACaccattaatttttattatttattattataggttttattttgacaaaattaattgaataaataatcCAGGTTCTAACAAAATGAAGACAACATTGGATGTGGTACACAAACATGGGCCATGCTCCAAactaaacaaagcaaagaagggcccaacatCACACAGTGAGATTCTGAATGTAGACCAAGAAAGGGTCAAATACATTAACTCCAAGATATCCAAGAACAAGTTGGGCCATGATGATGAACTTGGATTGAAGCAGTTAGATTCTGCCACTTTACCTGCCAAATCTGGAAGCCTTATTGGGTCAGGAAACTACTTTGTTGTAGTGGGTCTTGGGACACCAAAAAAGGACTTGTCTCTTTTATTTGACACTGGAAGTGATCTCACTTGGACTCAGTGTGAGCCTTGTGCTAAATCATGTTACAAGCAACAAGATGACATTTTTGATCCATCAAAGTCTTCAACATATTCCAATATTACTTGCACTTCTTCACTTTGTACTCAGCTTTCTACAGCCAcaggtaaaaaatatttttacattttctttttcttaatctcAACATCAATCATCCATGTTGTGGCTAAAATTTGTACATATAGGTAATTTTAGCGTGAAACACAAgaatatttgatattttggtattttatattattatgacAGTAGTACAAAACGTTaatgatattttatattaaaaatattatcctaattataaaaaagtttaattattttgttcatttctaaaattttacgaattttataattaggtctttgtacttttttcttttaattgagtttttatatcaattttttttaattaggtccctacattttttttattttatttgggtctctataccaatttttttttttagttaggtcCTTATAAAATTAAGACAATTACTGCTAAAAAtgatctaattgaaaaaaaaataatacagagacctaattaaaaagaaaaaaaatataaggacctaattaaaaattttgcaaaaactatagagaccagcaaaataattaaaccttataAAAAGACAAAACATCACTGAAATTTTGTAAAAACccacaacaaaatataatacaTACTTTAGgccatcttattttttttaacataattttgGTTTGCTATAAATTAGGAAATGACCCAGGATGTGCTTCAACATCAAAGGCTTGTGTATATGGCATCCAGTACGGTGACTCATCCTTCTCTGTTGGCTTTTTCAGCCATGAGCGGCTGACGGTGACCGACACCGACTATGTGGACGGCTTCCTTTTTGGTTGTGGCCAAAACAACCAAGGCCTCTTCGGCGGCTCGGCCGGCTTATTAGGCCTCGGCCGCCACCCTATTTCCTTTGTCCAACAAACCGCCGCAAAATATCACAAAATATTCTCCTATTGTCTTCCTTCCACCGCAAGCAATGTAGGTTACCTTGCCTTTGGTGCTTCTAGAGCTTCTAGTTATGTCAAATACACTCCCTTTTCGACCAACTCGGCCGGCGCTTCCTTTTACGGCCTAGACATCACCGGAATAACTGTTGGGGACACCAAGCTCCCTGTTTCTTCCTCCACATTCTCTACCGGCGGCGCGATTATAGACTCCGGAACCGTGATCACCCGGCTTCCACCAACGGCCTATACCGCCTTAAGATCAGCATTCCGACAAGGTATGGCAAGGTACCCCATGGCGAGCAGTTTGTCCATATTGGACACATGCTATGACTTGAGTGCATACAAAACGGTAATTTTCCCAAAAATAGTATTTGAATTCGCCGGGGGTGCCACAGTGGATCTCGCGGCGGCCGGGACATTTTATGTTGCTAGTGTGAAACAAGTGTGCTTGGGTTTTGCACCCAATGGGGATGATAGTGATGTTACAATATTTGGAAATGTGCAACAAAAGACACTACAAGTAGTGTATGATGTTAATGGTGGTAAGGTAGGGTTTGGAGCCGGTGGATGCAAGTGATTTTACATCATATAAGGAGAGATTCTTGCATAAGTACAAGtttaggtgaaaactcaggtacaGTCGACTTcgcgtgaagttgatatctgagagtcgttagatgaaaatttagtcaaatcaatcaaatcatctaacgactctcagatatcaacttcacctAAAGTCGACTTCATCTGATTTTTTACCACAAGTTTAACATATCACTTTTGGGCATACTCATAATAAAATCGATAAGAATTTCAGATATTTCAAaaatacaagcaattgatcttataattaagattaacgattatatttttgaaatacctgcaaataattttcttaaatggTTCCATAAGTTTTATGCAAAATATACTGATTTATGGAGTCCATAAACTTTTATTTGAGTATGTCCGAAAAAAGTTTGTTAAACATGTGTCTAAGCAATGCAAGAACTTTTCTTATATCAATGATATGATGTTATAGTTTAGCTACGGGCAAGTAAGGGAGAAAGGAAAGGAACCCCAATTGCTCAAGGCATTTTTTATGATTGCTATTATTATAACAATGATGATAGGTAGAAATG is part of the Arachis duranensis cultivar V14167 chromosome 1, aradu.V14167.gnm2.J7QH, whole genome shotgun sequence genome and encodes:
- the LOC107468557 gene encoding aspartyl protease family protein At5g10770; translated protein: MSYLSLATSSLLCVLLFFLCSLEKGFALQRSNKDIDDDHSHHHVRLSSLLPSPTCSSSSVKGSNKMKTTLDVVHKHGPCSKLNKAKKGPTSHSEILNVDQERVKYINSKISKNKLGHDDELGLKQLDSATLPAKSGSLIGSGNYFVVVGLGTPKKDLSLLFDTGSDLTWTQCEPCAKSCYKQQDDIFDPSKSSTYSNITCTSSLCTQLSTATGNDPGCASTSKACVYGIQYGDSSFSVGFFSHERLTVTDTDYVDGFLFGCGQNNQGLFGGSAGLLGLGRHPISFVQQTAAKYHKIFSYCLPSTASNVGYLAFGASRASSYVKYTPFSTNSAGASFYGLDITGITVGDTKLPVSSSTFSTGGAIIDSGTVITRLPPTAYTALRSAFRQGMARYPMASSLSILDTCYDLSAYKTVIFPKIVFEFAGGATVDLAAAGTFYVASVKQVCLGFAPNGDDSDVTIFGNVQQKTLQVVYDVNGGKVGFGAGGCK